The Lonchura striata isolate bLonStr1 chromosome 8, bLonStr1.mat, whole genome shotgun sequence genomic interval CtttcagcttttgcagcagcATCTAGTAGGAAGGAATAGCAGTATAAGAGTTCAACAGCTATCCAGACCTAATCAGGGTAAACTATGAAAGTCCAGGGATGGAAAGATTATTTATTCTAGAAAGAGGCGtgcatatttgaaataacaaaaaGCAGCCACTACTTCAGCAGTAATAGTACTGGTTTCTGTGagtaaaacaacacaaaaaaatgcTCAGCATGTTTTTAACTAGAGATAAAGTTTAGCATTATACCTGAGTGCGAGGCATATCTTGAAATGGAACGTGTCCATTGGCTAATTCACATGCTGTAATTCCCACACTGTAAATGTCAGACTTCATGTTATAGCCAGACAAATCCTGTGAGAGAAGGAAGACACTACTGATCACTGAGATCAGTATGCCAACAAAGATACAAGTGCCTGCTTCAAAACAAGGTAATACCCCATAACCTACACAGTATTGAAGCAATTAAATTGTGAAACTTCAGACTTGTTTTCAGAAACCTGATGGCTGTACTGAACACAAGTTTCACAATTTACAGTAGTTTCCAGAAGGTTTGGGTAAAGAGAATTAGTACAGCATCACCTTACCAAGAGCTTTAGAACTGGTTCTCTCtaaatgaattaaaattcagtacctacatgtatttttaaaagttgcaGTTCAACATATGTAATTGCAATTCTACAAGCAGACTTATGTTGGAAATTGAGTACTGCCACTAACTTTGAATTGGAAAAATTATGTGTAATTTATACTAACCTGTCTCAGTAGTTCAGGACTCAGCCAAGGAAGCACAGATGTACTAAACTGGGGGAAATCATACACCACCTTTGACTTCTGTCCATTGCTAACTAAACTGTAGAGGTTGTTTAAGCCAGAGAGAGAAACCAGGCCATCCTCTGAAATCAGAATGTGGCTAGCTTTAATATTCCTGTAACATAAAGTGGTAAATTTTAGTTATAATAATTATTCTAAGTACTACTAGAACAGAAAAGCTTTAATATTTCATTGACTTATAGTGAGATGCTAGCATGGAGTTCATCTCTCTATTAAGAGAGATGATCAGGAAAAAATTGCCAGAAATTGGAGAAAGGACCTTCTTGTCTGCAAGGGGTATAAACTGAGGAAGCCCCTTCAAAGAGACAAAGCTAGAGAGATGTATAATCCCTTTAACAAGTGGCTTGAAGAAATGTATAAATACAGTTCCTGTTAAAATTAATCCTGCTGTATTATTGAAAAAATGTTACATGTGCACTGTCTGATACAAGAAGGTAttgaggaaaaggaaggaaataataCTTAAAGTAAGATGCTGGTTCTGGTTTTTTACCTATTAACATTATCCTACCTGTGAATATATCCATTCTGGTGCATATAATTTAATCCTCTGATTGCACCAAACAGAATGTTTCCTATCAAAGCTTCACTCATTCCTTCAGGAAAGTAAGTCTTCAGCAGGTGCCTAGCTGAACCTGGAAGCAAAAAAACACTAGCTAGGCCTAACAAGTCTTATTAAGTTACTTGTCTGTGTTTCCTTCACTGTATACACTCATCAAGAGCAGCATTCTATATTGACTCTGGTGCATTATTACATGGACATAACTGATGCCCCATGTCATGCTTCTGCTAACTGCAAGTCTGTGCCCAACCTGTATTCAATGTAAATAGGTCTTCTGTTAGCAGAAGCTGTATTAAGTCAAATACATCTCCCAGTTACCATTCCTCATGGTGGGTGCTAGGACTAATTGGAATTTAATGCAGTTCAAATCCCAGTTTTGACTGGGGAGGAAATGTTCTCTAAGCAAATAGTTTGGGAGAGTCTGTTTTTTCTACAAGATAGGAAATTATTAAAGAGAAACCTCTCATGGACCATGTGGTCCAATTTGTATCAGCCCTTTCTCCTATTCCAACATTGCAGTTAACAGTCCTTACCATAGGCCATGAATGGGGAGATGACCCAAAGCCAGCTTCCAGCTGTAAACACTGTCCAAAATGTCATTATGTTGGGATGCTGGAAAAAGTGTGATAAAACCACCTCATTCTATGGAATTAAATGAAAGTGGATGTGTTAACCACAGAACAGCAGTCCTACCAAGAGCATTAACTACATTCAGTAATGAGTAAAGAGAACTGTTCCTTTGCATTTATACATGATTGCAGGCAATGTGCATAGCCTGCAATAGAAATGTAAATACCTTGCCCATAATTGCATTTATCTGAAGTAAATCTAGTTTGTTCATAAATCCAAACTTCTGGTGTTAATAAGAGTACAGAAGATGTTTCAAGTAAGTTGTACAATTACAGAAGCAATTTCTAAAGCAGTTGTCAGCTGTGGTCTTCAGAAAGCAACTCTCAAATTTACACATGCATTATGTTTATTATATTCTACTCTTTGGAGGGAAAAACTTGACTAAATGACACAGTTCAAACAAAGGCTATCTTTGTTCAGTAATCTCATATGTATTGCTCACTATCTTCATCGAGCTTTGTACAGAAATGCTATTCCTTTACCTGTAAGGCTTTCAAGTGCTCTTCAGAGCAGTTTTCAAGGTCTGTGATCCTTACAGCAACTTGCCTGTCTGTAGGTGTATGCCGTGCAAGGTAGACTGAAGTTAAATTGTTGAACCTTCTTCCTGAAACCAGAAATGACTACCTTAACATTGGAAAGCATAATATGCCCATCAGGTGGTTTTCTTCATTGATAGCAGCATCCTTTTGTTTCAGAATGCCAAGACCTTAAGTAATTGCAGCAAATTAGTTGAAGCATGACTCTGCTATTTTGAGAACAACTAAAATTGTTTGAACATACGTCAACATCAATTATATATCCAAATGAGGAACACTTAGTATGCATATTCACATAAACATATGCATGCAGAGTAGGATCTAAGCCAGCCATCTTTAGAACAACCAACTTGAGTAGCCATATTACAAGATTATGATGTTACTTAAGGCTGTATTGTTACATACCACAGATTTTGAAAACTGACAAGTACATGCACAAACATCAAGAGACTTTCAGGTAATTGTTGATTTGTCTTAGATCTTGAAATAAGAGATTACTAAGATATAAGAATTGCTCTGCACTTTTCTCAACTAAAGAGACACAGGAATAGTCCTTAATTTCCAAACTTAATATTTACTTCAGTTAGCAATAAACTATTGATAGTGGGAagtttattattaaatattttaaggtCCATTTATGTTACCTATTTCCAGCTGGAGTTCATAATGAGAGACATTAGAAGAGCAAAATACCATTTCATTCTTCCCTGTAGATGGGGGAATCCAGGCTAGATCAGAATCAGCCTAAGAGAGAGGAGAAATTGTTCTCAAAATAACTATGTAATTTTTaatcatttatatttttaaaactaatgtaaaaatattattaatgaTAAAGTCCAATACTTAAATAGGAACATTCAAGCCGGTACTTTTACCATTATTAAGACTTAGTTTTATGAGTTACaagttttgtgtgtgtgtgtgcgtgtttGTTTTCAAACTGGCACAAGATTAACATTTAGATACCTATAGTCTTCTACCAAAGTGGAAGCCCCAAAGTACtcagtttatttttgttgtcaACATTTCAAGAAGAACATTTCAGCTATTTTCTAATATGCACCAGCTTTATATTTATCCTTGGGAGTTAGTTTCTGTTCTTACCAGGCATTCATGGATGCTGCTCTGTGATAGCTCTTCTGGTCTGATTGATTCAATTGGTGTACGCAGAATACAGGAGCAGTCCTTAAGAACAGAAACAGTGAATGTTTGTGGAGTTGCTGCAATTTATTAAATATGGCAGcacaaaaaatgtaaaaaaagtaGGCCTTATAAGCAGCAGTTCAGAAAGTCTTCTGCTACAAGTCAATCAAGGGATAAAGAAACATCATAAAGCAGACATATATGGCAGACCTAAAGAGAAGAGACATTAAAGTCTCCTTCACCAAAAGCTGACACAATGAAGTTCAAACATCTCAGCACTGTGGAAATTCCCTCAGGCAAGACATTTCACCAGGGCTTTTCATATTAAGGTATAGCTGGGTAACAAGGTACATCAGCCaaaatttttaaagacaaaCTTACCAAACAAGACATGGAACCACTTTAGATCAGGGGAAAAGTCATACACACCCATTTATcctagaagaaaaatataatagCAAAGTAAGAAGATACATAAACCTGTGATAAACTTAATTCTCCTTACTTAGAACTGTGAGGCATTCCTATCAGCTATCACACACAAAACCCCAGAACTCCAGCTTAGGGAAAGTCTGCTTCTATTTAAGTAGCATATCAATTTCAAACTCCACACTGAGGACTACATGTCAACTCAAGTGTTCCTTTTTAATTTATGGGTTTAGAAATTTTATTGCCAGTTCTGAATAAACAGTTTAATTGCAAGTTAACTGTACAAatgcaaaaagtaaaaaagaacaGGCTTATGAATCCTTGGCAGCTTGTAGGAAGAGAAATCATTATCTGTTGTTTTAAAGGAACACAGCTGTGCTAGGCAGATTTTGGcttggctgtgtgcagctgaACTagatcacaaaaaaaaagtaaggcaGAAGCAATTGCACTTTACATTTCACAAGTGAGGGAGGAAGTAGTATTGTAAGGgattttggttaaaaaaaaaaaaaaaaagagaagcaattCCCTCACAGATCAGAGGAGCATCTCTGAAAGTCCTCTAGCAAACTTAAGTTTATGTCTGATGATTTGGAGGCTTAGGCAGTGGGAGAGATGTCTAGTAAGGGTATCAAAGCTTCTGTAAGTACAGAATGGGACTATTTTACCTTAGCTATAAGCAAGTCTTCAACAGTAGAATcgttaaggttggaaaaaaccttgAAGATaagagtccaaccattaacctaaCACTGCCGGGCCCACCATTAAACCATGCccctaagcaccacatctaCATGTTTTTTGAACACTACcagggtggtgactccaccacttctctgggcagcccgttccaatgcttgacaaccctttcaaTGAAGAAAATTTCCCTaacatccaatctaaaccttacttggtgcaacttgaggccagtTACTGTCATCTTATCTCTTGTTACATGAGAGAAGAGGCCTGCTCCCACCTCACTATAATCGCCTTTCAGGTAATTGTAGAGGAagaaggtccccctgagcctcctcttctccaggctaaactcCTTCAGCAACTCCTTGTAATACTTGTGCTCCAGACTtttcaccagctctgctgccctcctCTGAACACCCACTAGtgcctcaatgtctttcttctTGTGTGGGGCTCAAAACAGAATGCAGAGCTTGAGATGCAAACTGGCCTCACTAGTGAGTACAGAGGGATAATTACTTCCCAggccctgctggccacattACTGCTGATACAaaccaggatgccactggccttggccacctgggcacactgctgctcatgttcagccagctGTCAAACAGCAACCCCGGGTCCTTTCCAGCCACCATGAGGAATCCTACTTGGTGACTGATAAAGTCAGATACAGGAAATAGTTCCATGTTAATATGCAATTTCGGTATGAAAGTTAACTtataaaagctgaaatattATACCAGAAGCTGATAATTTTGTTTAAGGAGCTAAACTTGAGTATATCCTGTATTTAAATTATGTATGCTACTTAATCAAGGGAACACTCTTGAAAAGCTAACAAGCCCCCACCACTCCATTCACTGCCAAATAGCCAAGCCATTCCAGCAACATTTTTACCCTGAAGATCTGCTTGGAGATTGATTGTAATTCCTTATTAGAGATACCAAATAGAGACAAAAGTCGATCCCTGACAGGTATTAGGCACCTTCATAGGATCTGCACTTGATTTACAACTTCACTAAGGAAGTTTGTAGcagagtaggaaaaaaaaaaaaaaaaagattgcagGTGCTTTAGGATACTGCCTACCAATGTAATGGCTACAGCATCCTTCTACCTGGAAAGAAGATGTCTCATTCTGCTACACAGGACAATTTATTCTGCTGCTTGCAATATGAAACCACAAAAGCTAACCTGAAGAATAAACTCTTAATAACTATGATATACCAAAGTCAAATTATTGTAGACTTACTTCAAGGATGTACAGCCAGCCAACAGAAACATCAGTGATGCATATTTATTCAAATAACactacaattttaatttttttttcttatgtagCTTGACATAGTTTCCATTTTTCAATACGGCTTTGGATCATGTCCCCACATAAACTTTATCGGTCCTCACGTTTTTCCTTCTGTATcgcaggcttttttttttttttttttttttttttttttttttttttgtttttttttgtactgtAGATAGTGACAGTGTTGTACATGTAAAATGATACAATCATCACACTTTGGCCAAAGCTTCAGCCAGTGAACAGTGCAGGGTAGAAAAAGCCACAGAAACTGTGGGTGTGAGCTAGGGGAGTGTGACGCTCCGGAGCCGAAGCCCCGGCACCGGGAACGCGCGTTACTGGGTTCTGCTGACGCCGAGCTGCTGCTCCTACTTCAGCGTTCGCAGTGACTGAGGCAGCTATCGGTCGTGTATCTCGAGTGAAATGATCCGTCCGTGACAAAGCACCGGAAAGTGCGGAAGGACGCCCCGCAGGctccccctcagctcctcactCGCTCCGTTAAGTTCGTACCTCGCCTTCCTCGCTGGGCCCCCGCCTCCCTCTGGCCTCCCACAGTGGCCGGGACAGGGCTCCGCTCCCCGCAGCCGCCTCCCGAGCTCGGCGTGCGTCGCTGCTTctccccggcccgcccggctgCCCCCGACGCGGGGCAGAGGGCGCGGCCAGCGCGGAGCCTCGGCACAGCCGAGCAGCCTCACAGGGCGGCGGCGCCCGTTcctgcccgccgccgccggagtcagggccgggggccggccccgccgccgcgcctcccgccagaaccccgccccgctcccggccccgccgggctcaGCGTCGGGGGCCGCCCGCACCACGCGGCCCGGCGCATTGTGGGGCTCGTCACTGGCGGCGGCCCGCCGGGGGCTGTAGTTCTGGGCGGGAGCCGAGCGGAAGCCGTCGGGGCCCTTCCTCAGTCGCCGCTGTGTTGCATGCGGGGCTGCGGCGGGAAGAGCGGCGCCGGAGGGAGCGCAGCGTGGGCCGAGTAAGCGAGCACTCGGCGCCGGCCCGGCGCTGCTCTGCCGCCTCACGGGCGAGCGGCGCGCTCCGTGCCTCACACCCTGCAGGGGTTAACCCTCCCTCGTCTCGCCCGGGGCCGTTCCCGCCGGGCCGCGGCACCACCCGGGCTGGCAGGTACAGCGGGCCGCGCCGGGGGTGCGGCGGCTCTCCTGAGGCTGCTTGGGGTCGGAGCGCGGGGCCCGAGCGTGAGGCGTTGTGTGGGGCTGGCCCCCGGTCCCGGGCGGGGAAGGAATCCCGGCGCCTGCCCGGGTTAGCAGCTGACAGGGCTCTTTCGGCGGTGGCGATGCTTTAATGTAACGTAGCGCTGAGCTCCGTCTGTTCAGTGTATGCGGGGGCGGCGGTGCCCGCAGGCGGTGCCGGGGTGACCTTCAGCGGCCCGGGGTGCCTGTCACCGAGCGGGCTCCCTGGAGGGTCGGGTCACCGCGAACACGAGGCAGCCCTCCGTGACATCTTAGTTGTTGGCTTGCTTGTGTATGAAGACAAGGAAATTCTAGCTGCTAGCAACTTCTTAATCACATTGTTACATTTTAATCAGCTGATTAAACTGGACTACCAGTATCTGTCAGTAAGTGTCATTTACTCTGTCGTGCATACTAGTGGAGAAATGTTACGTGGAGTGGCGTGCtcttatttttatctttaatgCAATCTTCAGCTGTTGCATAGGTGCCTGTTTCTTGGTTATGTTTCACAATTACTGTTGACTGATTATGACAGTCTGATGCAGATATTTGATATACTAATAAATAACTTAAAGCAACATTAGAAAGCAACAGTCGATTTTAGGTTTGTTTTTGGATACTTGTGTTCTTTCAAAAGATGTAATTCTTAGTAAAAAtagcataatttatttttaacactgaagcaaaattgaaaaaaaattattttccaatacCTAAAATTTTTCCGCTCTAGTGGCAGTGTGATTGTTAGAGCTGTACCTGTTCATTGAATTTCTGTTATGAGTACCTGAAAATGTAGTTTGAAGAGCATTGGAAAACCACAGACTTTCCTGAGGGTGGTTTGCCTCTAATAGTAGGCTTCTGGAATTAATATTGTATAGTAGAAATGTTGTCTTTCAGGAATGATAATTGTGATTTGTTGATTAGTCTTCCAAGAAGACACAAATAGAGCATTTTCACAGATATGGCtacaaaaaaagaagacattattttttctggtttgattgcTAATGATATTCTGGTGACTGAGTAATATAGATCAGTTTGGTTAATTCTAATACATAATTATAACTTAAAATGCTGAGCACTGGCTGGGATGTAGGTCAACAAACTGAAACTATTTTTTTGGATGATCAGCTGTGCATCAACTGAAAGTGTTAGTGATTTCAGTTAAATGttcatttcttctgaaaaaaaaattgtgagaaAGTATGCATACAGATAGTAGTGTTATGATTATGCATTTACATAAAAAATTTAGGAATTTATAAAACATAGTGGGACTTTAATGTAGATAACACTCATAGTTTCAGACTAAGGGAGACTTCAATTAGACATTTGCTGTTTTTACATTGTACTAAGGGTGACAGACAACCTCCAAACATGTAGGGCTTAAATCTTAACTATCAAGCTGTGGTATTCAACAGTATGCATGTATACATGTACATAAAGCATATATACCTGTGTTTAACAGGTAGTGTTGCCACTTTGGAGAGCATAAGCTGTTACAAGTGACAGACAAAGAGAATAAGTGAGCCTGGTTTGTCATAACTGTAGATAAAATAGGATGAGGAAATGTTGTGGCAGGCTTCATGATCTTGGAAAATGATGAATCGCGAGGTGTTCTCCATCTTCCCCTCTGAAGCCTTTCCCCCAtcccagaagaaaaacaatccaaaagatgaaggggcagagggggatattttgtttgtttttttacagTTTCTTCTTACACCATTTTTTTATGATTGGAAgtctgttttttgtttattatcATTACAGTTGGTTTTAGGATATTGTTGGCAtacttttttaaatatttttttccttacatgaGAGAAACACAAGCACTGTACAGATTTCTGTAGGGATAGTACTGGCTGAAAATAACAGGTGTTAGGCACACAGCAAATGCTCATTGTGATAGGCAAAGTTTGTGTTCATGTagatttgtttttcagctgATAATCCTTTGTCCTTCATCTCTTACTGGATGGTGTTGAAAAATTTGGCCTCTGCTTCTGAGCACTGGTCCCAGGAATGTTTTGGCAACAATTCAGTGTGGTCATGTTTGCTATAAGAATAGAACTGTTTCATTAACCTTGAAATGCAGAGTATGTTGATTGCTATTAGCTGGCTTGACAGCATTCCAGTTTTAGCAATGGAAAAAGTAGTGTTAATGACTtgatacaattttttaaattgcatgcTTACATGGCAGTAAAATTTGGCATCtgagaataataataataactcaTTTACTTGGCTTGCTTTTGGAAAATGGATATTATCTTCTCTCTTAATCAAGTTAGAATCTTCTTTGTTGTTAGAATCTTCTTTGTTGTCAAAATTTGTGTTACTTGAGGCCTAATGTCTTGCATCCTGGAATTGTACAGTGGAACAGACCTAGTCTAGTCTTTCCAAGTACTTGTGAGGAGTACTTTGCTCtcaacaaatgaaaaatagcaggaataacagtttaTTTGTGTTGAAGTTTGGATATTGGCAATATAAATGCCAatattttgcatatatttttaaCTTTGTGCACAAAGAAATAACACATACAgttgtctgtggtttccagttgtaaAGCAGCTCCCTGACCTTTCTCATAATTCAAATTTGAATTAGTTTCTCTAGTGGTAGCATGTCTTCAGAACTATATTCTATCTTGAGGTGCCCCAACTCTTTCTGCATCGATCTGAAATTGCCCAAAGTAGTACTTAGACAacaattttcagtgttttataaCTATATTATCTTTTTCTAAGATTTTAGTCAGTATTGCTTTTTCAAGTTAATCTTCACTAGGGTCTTCTGActcactgaaggaaaaaaaatataaaatctcttTAGAGCAACTTGCATTCTCTAGGGCAGATTCAGAAGGTGCAGGAATAGTTCTGACTTCTACAAGAAGTGTGCTATATGTAGCCCAGGTTTTAGCTCACTGTTTGGAGCCAAATGATAGCTGAAATGCGAGACACACATTGGAGAGTAAAATTTAATCTAGAGAATACAGAAACACTAAGATTGGGGTAGGTATGGATGTAAAATGTTGGCTGATATTTTCATCTATCATGAACTTCTTTGAAGAAAGCCTTCTGAGAGCACCACCCCTACGTATGGGTTGTTCTCCAATATTTGAATTTCCCTTGTTTTTCCCGTGCTCAATGAGCCTATTAGTAAAAGACATGTACATCAATGGGAAATTCACCTATGAGAGAGTAGGGGGATAAAACTGATAAGATGTAGATCAGTGTAGAATAAA includes:
- the STRADB gene encoding STE20-related kinase adapter protein beta isoform X1, which codes for MSCLDCSCILRTPIESIRPEELSQSSIHECLADSDLAWIPPSTGKNEMVFCSSNVSHYELQLEIGRRFNNLTSVYLARHTPTDRQVAVRITDLENCSEEHLKALQNEVVLSHFFQHPNIMTFWTVFTAGSWLWVISPFMAYGSARHLLKTYFPEGMSEALIGNILFGAIRGLNYMHQNGYIHRNIKASHILISEDGLVSLSGLNNLYSLVSNGQKSKVVYDFPQFSTSVLPWLSPELLRQDLSGYNMKSDIYSVGITACELANGHVPFQDMPRTQMLLQKLKGPTYCPWDINTFPRGESRMKNSRSGVDSGIGESMTRTMTSERLQMPFSKTFSPAFHNLVELCLQQDPEKRPSASSLLSHTFFKQIKEQTQNSLLSLLPPPIQNNRSEFLALPSTAVGTELGRIATNQDDTDWEF
- the STRADB gene encoding STE20-related kinase adapter protein beta isoform X2, whose protein sequence is MSCLDCSCILRTPIESIRPEELSQSSIHECLADSDLAWIPPSTGKNEMVFCSSNVSHYELQLEIGRRFNNLTSVYLARHTPTDRQVAVRITDLENCSEEHLKALQHPNIMTFWTVFTAGSWLWVISPFMAYGSARHLLKTYFPEGMSEALIGNILFGAIRGLNYMHQNGYIHRNIKASHILISEDGLVSLSGLNNLYSLVSNGQKSKVVYDFPQFSTSVLPWLSPELLRQDLSGYNMKSDIYSVGITACELANGHVPFQDMPRTQMLLQKLKGPTYCPWDINTFPRGESRMKNSRSGVDSGIGESMTRTMTSERLQMPFSKTFSPAFHNLVELCLQQDPEKRPSASSLLSHTFFKQIKEQTQNSLLSLLPPPIQNNRSEFLALPSTAVGTELGRIATNQDDTDWEF